From one Mustela nigripes isolate SB6536 chromosome 16, MUSNIG.SB6536, whole genome shotgun sequence genomic stretch:
- the SEPTIN4 gene encoding septin-4 isoform X4 — protein sequence MDHSLGWQSSSVPEDRTEAGDDKEYVGFATLPNQVHRKSVKKGFDFTLMVAGESGLGKSTLVNSLFLTDLYRDRKLLSAEERIMQTVEITKHAVDIEEKGVRLRLTIVDTPGFGDAVNNTECWKPVAEYIDQQFEQYFRDESGLNRKNIQDNRVHCCLYFISPFGHGLRPLDVEFMKALHQRVNIVPILAKADTLTPPEVERKKRKIREEIERFGIKVYQFPDCDSDEDEDFKLQDQALKESIPFAVIGSNTVVEARGRRVRGRLYPWGIVEVENPGHCDFVKLRTMLVRTHMQDLKDVTRETHYENYRAQCIQSMTRLVVKERNRNKLTRESGTDFPIPAVPPGTHPETERLIREKDEELRRMQEMLHKIQRQMEETH from the exons GCAGTTCTGTCCCTGAGGACAGGACTGAAGCTGGG GATGACAAGGAATATGTGGGTTTTGCGACCCTACCCAATCAAGTTCACCGGAAGTCTGTGAAGAAGGGCTTTGACTTTACCCTCATGGTGGCAG GAGAGTCTGGCCTGGGGAAATCCACTCTTGTCAATAGCCTCTTCCTCACCGATCTGTACCGGGACCGGAAACTCCTCAGCGCTGAAG AGCGGATCATGCAAACTGTGGAGATCACTAAACATGCAGTGGATATAGAAGAGAAGGGTGTGAGGCTGCGGCTCACCATTGTGGACACACCGGGTTTTGGGGATGCAGTCAACAACACAGAGTG CTGGAAGCCTGTGGCAGAATACATCGACCAGCAGTTCGAGCAGTATTTCCGAGATGAGAGCGGCCTGAACCGCAAGAACATCCAAGACAACAGGGTGCACTGCTGCCTGTACTTCATCTCACCCTTTGGCCACGG GCTCCGGCCGCTGGATGTTGAATTCATGAAGGCCCTGCATCAGCGGGTCAACATCGTGCCTATCTTGGCCAAGGCGGACACACTGACACCTCCTGAAGTGGAGCGCAAGAAACGCAAA ATCCGAGAGGAGATTGAGCGCTTTGGAATCAAGGTCTATCAGTTCCCAGACTGTGACTCTGATGAGGATGAGGACTTCAAATTACAGGACCAAGCCCTAAAG GAAAGCATCCCATTTGCTGTAATTGGCAGCAACACTGTGGTAGAGGCCAGAGGGCGGCGAGTTCGGGGCCGGCTCTACCCCTGGGGCATCGTGGAAG TGGAAAACCCAGGACACTGCGACTTTGTGAAGCTGAGGACAATGCTGGTGCGTACTCACATGCAGGACCTGAAGGATGTGACGCGGGAGACACATTATGAGAACTACAGGGCACAGTGCATCCAGAGCATGACCCGCCTGGTGGTGAAAGAAAGGAATCGCAA caAACTGACTCGAGAGAGTGGTACCGACTTTCCCATCCCTGCTGTCCCACCAGGGACACATCCAGAAACGGAGAGGCTGATCCGAGAGAAAGATGAGGAG CTGCGGCGGATGCAGGAGATGCTGCACAAAATCCAAAGACAGATGGAAGAGACCCATTAG
- the SEPTIN4 gene encoding septin-4 isoform X6 → MVAGESGLGKSTLVNSLFLTDLYRDRKLLSAEERIMQTVEITKHAVDIEEKGVRLRLTIVDTPGFGDAVNNTECWKPVAEYIDQQFEQYFRDESGLNRKNIQDNRVHCCLYFISPFGHGLRPLDVEFMKALHQRVNIVPILAKADTLTPPEVERKKRKIREEIERFGIKVYQFPDCDSDEDEDFKLQDQALKESIPFAVIGSNTVVEARGRRVRGRLYPWGIVEVENPGHCDFVKLRTMLVRTHMQDLKDVTRETHYENYRAQCIQSMTRLVVKERNRNKLTRESGTDFPIPAVPPGTHPETERLIREKDEELRRMQEMLHKIQRQMEETH, encoded by the exons ATGGTGGCAG GAGAGTCTGGCCTGGGGAAATCCACTCTTGTCAATAGCCTCTTCCTCACCGATCTGTACCGGGACCGGAAACTCCTCAGCGCTGAAG AGCGGATCATGCAAACTGTGGAGATCACTAAACATGCAGTGGATATAGAAGAGAAGGGTGTGAGGCTGCGGCTCACCATTGTGGACACACCGGGTTTTGGGGATGCAGTCAACAACACAGAGTG CTGGAAGCCTGTGGCAGAATACATCGACCAGCAGTTCGAGCAGTATTTCCGAGATGAGAGCGGCCTGAACCGCAAGAACATCCAAGACAACAGGGTGCACTGCTGCCTGTACTTCATCTCACCCTTTGGCCACGG GCTCCGGCCGCTGGATGTTGAATTCATGAAGGCCCTGCATCAGCGGGTCAACATCGTGCCTATCTTGGCCAAGGCGGACACACTGACACCTCCTGAAGTGGAGCGCAAGAAACGCAAA ATCCGAGAGGAGATTGAGCGCTTTGGAATCAAGGTCTATCAGTTCCCAGACTGTGACTCTGATGAGGATGAGGACTTCAAATTACAGGACCAAGCCCTAAAG GAAAGCATCCCATTTGCTGTAATTGGCAGCAACACTGTGGTAGAGGCCAGAGGGCGGCGAGTTCGGGGCCGGCTCTACCCCTGGGGCATCGTGGAAG TGGAAAACCCAGGACACTGCGACTTTGTGAAGCTGAGGACAATGCTGGTGCGTACTCACATGCAGGACCTGAAGGATGTGACGCGGGAGACACATTATGAGAACTACAGGGCACAGTGCATCCAGAGCATGACCCGCCTGGTGGTGAAAGAAAGGAATCGCAA caAACTGACTCGAGAGAGTGGTACCGACTTTCCCATCCCTGCTGTCCCACCAGGGACACATCCAGAAACGGAGAGGCTGATCCGAGAGAAAGATGAGGAG CTGCGGCGGATGCAGGAGATGCTGCACAAAATCCAAAGACAGATGGAAGAGACCCATTAG
- the SEPTIN4 gene encoding septin-4 isoform X3: MIKRFLEDTDDTELNKFVKDFPGSESCHQPEAKTWGSKPQVLEPRPQAPDLYQDDLEFRTPSWSQASDSQQCFSASAPLSPSARPRSPWGKLDPYDSSEDDKEYVGFATLPNQVHRKSVKKGFDFTLMVAGESGLGKSTLVNSLFLTDLYRDRKLLSAEERIMQTVEITKHAVDIEEKGVRLRLTIVDTPGFGDAVNNTECWKPVAEYIDQQFEQYFRDESGLNRKNIQDNRVHCCLYFISPFGHGLRPLDVEFMKALHQRVNIVPILAKADTLTPPEVERKKRKIREEIERFGIKVYQFPDCDSDEDEDFKLQDQALKESIPFAVIGSNTVVEARGRRVRGRLYPWGIVEVENPGHCDFVKLRTMLVRTHMQDLKDVTRETHYENYRAQCIQSMTRLVVKERNRNKLTRESGTDFPIPAVPPGTHPETERLIREKDEELRRMQEMLHKIQRQMEETH; the protein is encoded by the exons ATCAAGCGCTTCCTGGAGGACACCGATGACACAGAACTGAACAAGTTCGTGAAGGATTTCCCAGGAAGCGAGAGCTGCCACCAACCAGAGGCCAAGACCTGGGGGTCCAAGCCCCAAGTCCTGGAGCCAAGGCCCCAGGCCCCGGACCTCTACCAGGATGACCTGGAGTTCAGAACCCCCTCGTGGTCCCAGGCCTCTGACAGCCAGCagtgcttctctgcctctgcccctctcagccCCTCAGCCCGGCCCCGCAGCCCCTGGGGCAAGCTTGATCCCTATGACTCCTCTGAG GATGACAAGGAATATGTGGGTTTTGCGACCCTACCCAATCAAGTTCACCGGAAGTCTGTGAAGAAGGGCTTTGACTTTACCCTCATGGTGGCAG GAGAGTCTGGCCTGGGGAAATCCACTCTTGTCAATAGCCTCTTCCTCACCGATCTGTACCGGGACCGGAAACTCCTCAGCGCTGAAG AGCGGATCATGCAAACTGTGGAGATCACTAAACATGCAGTGGATATAGAAGAGAAGGGTGTGAGGCTGCGGCTCACCATTGTGGACACACCGGGTTTTGGGGATGCAGTCAACAACACAGAGTG CTGGAAGCCTGTGGCAGAATACATCGACCAGCAGTTCGAGCAGTATTTCCGAGATGAGAGCGGCCTGAACCGCAAGAACATCCAAGACAACAGGGTGCACTGCTGCCTGTACTTCATCTCACCCTTTGGCCACGG GCTCCGGCCGCTGGATGTTGAATTCATGAAGGCCCTGCATCAGCGGGTCAACATCGTGCCTATCTTGGCCAAGGCGGACACACTGACACCTCCTGAAGTGGAGCGCAAGAAACGCAAA ATCCGAGAGGAGATTGAGCGCTTTGGAATCAAGGTCTATCAGTTCCCAGACTGTGACTCTGATGAGGATGAGGACTTCAAATTACAGGACCAAGCCCTAAAG GAAAGCATCCCATTTGCTGTAATTGGCAGCAACACTGTGGTAGAGGCCAGAGGGCGGCGAGTTCGGGGCCGGCTCTACCCCTGGGGCATCGTGGAAG TGGAAAACCCAGGACACTGCGACTTTGTGAAGCTGAGGACAATGCTGGTGCGTACTCACATGCAGGACCTGAAGGATGTGACGCGGGAGACACATTATGAGAACTACAGGGCACAGTGCATCCAGAGCATGACCCGCCTGGTGGTGAAAGAAAGGAATCGCAA caAACTGACTCGAGAGAGTGGTACCGACTTTCCCATCCCTGCTGTCCCACCAGGGACACATCCAGAAACGGAGAGGCTGATCCGAGAGAAAGATGAGGAG CTGCGGCGGATGCAGGAGATGCTGCACAAAATCCAAAGACAGATGGAAGAGACCCATTAG
- the SEPTIN4 gene encoding septin-4 isoform X5 has product MDDKEYVGFATLPNQVHRKSVKKGFDFTLMVAGESGLGKSTLVNSLFLTDLYRDRKLLSAEERIMQTVEITKHAVDIEEKGVRLRLTIVDTPGFGDAVNNTECWKPVAEYIDQQFEQYFRDESGLNRKNIQDNRVHCCLYFISPFGHGLRPLDVEFMKALHQRVNIVPILAKADTLTPPEVERKKRKIREEIERFGIKVYQFPDCDSDEDEDFKLQDQALKESIPFAVIGSNTVVEARGRRVRGRLYPWGIVEVENPGHCDFVKLRTMLVRTHMQDLKDVTRETHYENYRAQCIQSMTRLVVKERNRNKLTRESGTDFPIPAVPPGTHPETERLIREKDEELRRMQEMLHKIQRQMEETH; this is encoded by the exons GATGACAAGGAATATGTGGGTTTTGCGACCCTACCCAATCAAGTTCACCGGAAGTCTGTGAAGAAGGGCTTTGACTTTACCCTCATGGTGGCAG GAGAGTCTGGCCTGGGGAAATCCACTCTTGTCAATAGCCTCTTCCTCACCGATCTGTACCGGGACCGGAAACTCCTCAGCGCTGAAG AGCGGATCATGCAAACTGTGGAGATCACTAAACATGCAGTGGATATAGAAGAGAAGGGTGTGAGGCTGCGGCTCACCATTGTGGACACACCGGGTTTTGGGGATGCAGTCAACAACACAGAGTG CTGGAAGCCTGTGGCAGAATACATCGACCAGCAGTTCGAGCAGTATTTCCGAGATGAGAGCGGCCTGAACCGCAAGAACATCCAAGACAACAGGGTGCACTGCTGCCTGTACTTCATCTCACCCTTTGGCCACGG GCTCCGGCCGCTGGATGTTGAATTCATGAAGGCCCTGCATCAGCGGGTCAACATCGTGCCTATCTTGGCCAAGGCGGACACACTGACACCTCCTGAAGTGGAGCGCAAGAAACGCAAA ATCCGAGAGGAGATTGAGCGCTTTGGAATCAAGGTCTATCAGTTCCCAGACTGTGACTCTGATGAGGATGAGGACTTCAAATTACAGGACCAAGCCCTAAAG GAAAGCATCCCATTTGCTGTAATTGGCAGCAACACTGTGGTAGAGGCCAGAGGGCGGCGAGTTCGGGGCCGGCTCTACCCCTGGGGCATCGTGGAAG TGGAAAACCCAGGACACTGCGACTTTGTGAAGCTGAGGACAATGCTGGTGCGTACTCACATGCAGGACCTGAAGGATGTGACGCGGGAGACACATTATGAGAACTACAGGGCACAGTGCATCCAGAGCATGACCCGCCTGGTGGTGAAAGAAAGGAATCGCAA caAACTGACTCGAGAGAGTGGTACCGACTTTCCCATCCCTGCTGTCCCACCAGGGACACATCCAGAAACGGAGAGGCTGATCCGAGAGAAAGATGAGGAG CTGCGGCGGATGCAGGAGATGCTGCACAAAATCCAAAGACAGATGGAAGAGACCCATTAG
- the SEPTIN4 gene encoding septin-4 isoform X2 produces the protein MDHSLGWQSSSVPEDRTEAGIKRFLEDTDDTELNKFVKDFPGSESCHQPEAKTWGSKPQVLEPRPQAPDLYQDDLEFRTPSWSQASDSQQCFSASAPLSPSARPRSPWGKLDPYDSSEDDKEYVGFATLPNQVHRKSVKKGFDFTLMVAGESGLGKSTLVNSLFLTDLYRDRKLLSAEERIMQTVEITKHAVDIEEKGVRLRLTIVDTPGFGDAVNNTECWKPVAEYIDQQFEQYFRDESGLNRKNIQDNRVHCCLYFISPFGHGLRPLDVEFMKALHQRVNIVPILAKADTLTPPEVERKKRKIREEIERFGIKVYQFPDCDSDEDEDFKLQDQALKESIPFAVIGSNTVVEARGRRVRGRLYPWGIVEVENPGHCDFVKLRTMLVRTHMQDLKDVTRETHYENYRAQCIQSMTRLVVKERNRNKLTRESGTDFPIPAVPPGTHPETERLIREKDEELRRMQEMLHKIQRQMEETH, from the exons GCAGTTCTGTCCCTGAGGACAGGACTGAAGCTGGG ATCAAGCGCTTCCTGGAGGACACCGATGACACAGAACTGAACAAGTTCGTGAAGGATTTCCCAGGAAGCGAGAGCTGCCACCAACCAGAGGCCAAGACCTGGGGGTCCAAGCCCCAAGTCCTGGAGCCAAGGCCCCAGGCCCCGGACCTCTACCAGGATGACCTGGAGTTCAGAACCCCCTCGTGGTCCCAGGCCTCTGACAGCCAGCagtgcttctctgcctctgcccctctcagccCCTCAGCCCGGCCCCGCAGCCCCTGGGGCAAGCTTGATCCCTATGACTCCTCTGAG GATGACAAGGAATATGTGGGTTTTGCGACCCTACCCAATCAAGTTCACCGGAAGTCTGTGAAGAAGGGCTTTGACTTTACCCTCATGGTGGCAG GAGAGTCTGGCCTGGGGAAATCCACTCTTGTCAATAGCCTCTTCCTCACCGATCTGTACCGGGACCGGAAACTCCTCAGCGCTGAAG AGCGGATCATGCAAACTGTGGAGATCACTAAACATGCAGTGGATATAGAAGAGAAGGGTGTGAGGCTGCGGCTCACCATTGTGGACACACCGGGTTTTGGGGATGCAGTCAACAACACAGAGTG CTGGAAGCCTGTGGCAGAATACATCGACCAGCAGTTCGAGCAGTATTTCCGAGATGAGAGCGGCCTGAACCGCAAGAACATCCAAGACAACAGGGTGCACTGCTGCCTGTACTTCATCTCACCCTTTGGCCACGG GCTCCGGCCGCTGGATGTTGAATTCATGAAGGCCCTGCATCAGCGGGTCAACATCGTGCCTATCTTGGCCAAGGCGGACACACTGACACCTCCTGAAGTGGAGCGCAAGAAACGCAAA ATCCGAGAGGAGATTGAGCGCTTTGGAATCAAGGTCTATCAGTTCCCAGACTGTGACTCTGATGAGGATGAGGACTTCAAATTACAGGACCAAGCCCTAAAG GAAAGCATCCCATTTGCTGTAATTGGCAGCAACACTGTGGTAGAGGCCAGAGGGCGGCGAGTTCGGGGCCGGCTCTACCCCTGGGGCATCGTGGAAG TGGAAAACCCAGGACACTGCGACTTTGTGAAGCTGAGGACAATGCTGGTGCGTACTCACATGCAGGACCTGAAGGATGTGACGCGGGAGACACATTATGAGAACTACAGGGCACAGTGCATCCAGAGCATGACCCGCCTGGTGGTGAAAGAAAGGAATCGCAA caAACTGACTCGAGAGAGTGGTACCGACTTTCCCATCCCTGCTGTCCCACCAGGGACACATCCAGAAACGGAGAGGCTGATCCGAGAGAAAGATGAGGAG CTGCGGCGGATGCAGGAGATGCTGCACAAAATCCAAAGACAGATGGAAGAGACCCATTAG